In Fusarium fujikuroi IMI 58289 draft genome, chromosome FFUJ_chr08, one genomic interval encodes:
- a CDS encoding related to inositol polyphosphate 5-phosphatase ocrl-1 — MADENDQSPGSELGDPTTTTPQSLAKAVHARRSEFVRPHSLKVKIGTWNVAACTGTDKDLATWFTDGEGLDQQLTSLNLSQNSAVETDDKDNGSSKPHLTAGGDIGLYVLGLQEIVDLNTTKEYMNRAVYTDTSVMDKWKAALEAALPKGYELITAEQMTGLLLLVYASPEIAPTISNVSTKQVGTGLLGYFGNKGAVTTRLLLGETTRMVFINSHLASGAGSSYLDRRCWDVGQVLSRTQFDPIVHSGVEEDEGEKIGDEDLAFWFGDLNFRLDGLPGDDIRRLLTLHARGEYGADEDSKPLDERGVIVMKTSDSDDESSTRVSLHSREESFDTASDLPDPDDFPEDPSQDPTSLQATIDSLLPHDQLRRVIKQRKAFHDGWQEGSITFLPTYKYDIGTVGLFDTSEKQRAPSWCDRILFRTRKDKQDYETKIKDEEQAKKKDAEMKSRGLEEDEDVLFSYDPDADGEDPMSSTDTLGYDEYEDNDDPEAEELVTKEGFRDRIHLEIYASHQRITSSDHKPITSIFTLDYDAVVPELKAKIHADVARELDRAENEGRPGITVVVEGSDGNEENIVDFGKVSPLEKQIRHLTVANTGSVPATFSFVTKPSTEDGDDAIPVWLKTTFLSADEESQEPLGETVTLDPGETALVLLELQVSAISHIRALNEARAKIEEVLVLRIEDGRDHFIPVRGIWQPSCVGRSIAELIRIPDGGIRKFVEKTGLKGAIAYDSDIYCSAPKELFKLTEVVQTLVERSLAESTMLEEEVLPRDPGWPLEASTWRVGETDMQDAKVKLVSALDNDASLLDALPLEWPASFKLEAVSSILLLFLESLTDGLIPTQLWAKIATSLPNVASLPMTAWSDTKTQILDILSSAPNHNIAFVFLTATLSRAASELTPVTNEPKGGLSRRLSFRRGNAEDEDTKKRKMRERRYAEIVGPLVCRVDEKEKGSRDRARTVVEMFIRRDEGS; from the coding sequence ATGGCCGACGAAAATGACCAGTCCCCTGGTTCTGAACTGGGGGATCCCACCACGACGACGCCTCAGTCTCTAGCTAAAGCTGTTCATGCCCGACGATCCGAGTTCGTGCGTCCACACAGCCTAAAGGTCAAGATCGGGACGTGGAACGTTGCTGCGTGCACGGGTACTGATAAAGACCTCGCAACCTGGTTCACAGACGGCGAAGGCTTGGATCAACAATTGACGTCACTGAATCTCTCACAAAATAGTGCCGTGGAGACGGATGACAAGGACAATGGCAGTTCGAAACCGCATTTGACTGCCGGGGGTGATATTGGTCTTTATGTGCTGGGACTCCAGGAAATTGTAGACCTCAACACGACCAAGGAGTATATGAATCGAGCAGTATATACGGACACAAGTGTTATGGACAAATGGAAAGCGGCATTGGAAGCAGCATTGCCTAAAGGTTACGAACTTATCACTGCCGAACAAATGACtggcttgttgttgctggtttATGCTTCTCCCGAAATTGCACCAACTATTAGCAACGTCAGTACCAAACAAGTTGGTACGGGCCTGCTAGGCTATTTTGGAAACAAGGGGGCCGTGACGACGCGATTGCTGCTTGGCGAAACAACTCGCATGgtttttataaatagccACTTGGCTAGTGGTGCTGGCTCTTCGTATCTGGACCGGCGATGTTGGGATGTCGGTCAGGTTCTCTCACGCACTCAGTTCGACCCAATCGTTCACTCAGgcgttgaggaagatgagggcGAAAagattggagatgaagatcttgCATTTTGGTTCGGAGACTTGAACTTTCGACTGGATGGACTACCTGGCGACGATATCCGACGACTGCTCACGCTGCATGCTAGAGGTGAATATGGTGCAGACGAGGACTCGAAGCCTCTTGATGAGCGAGGTGTTATTGTCATGAAGACTTCggacagcgatgatgagtctTCTACGAGAGTATCGCTACATTCGCGGGAAGAGAGCTTTGATACTGCGAGCGATCTACCAGACCCTGACGATTTCCCCGAAGATCCAAGCCAGGATCCCACTTCTCTACAGGCCACCATCGATTCATTGTTACCACATGATCAATTACGAAGAGTTATCAAACAACGAAAAGCTTTCCATGATGGCTGGCAAGAAGGGTCAATTACCTTTCTACCAACATACAAATATGATATTGGTACAGTTGGCCTTTTTGACACAAGCGAGAAGCAACGAGCTCCAAGCTGGTGTGACCGTATCTTATTTAGGACACGAAAAGATAAACAAGATTATGAAACAAAGATTAAAGATGAGGAacaggcgaagaagaaagatgcaGAGATGAAGTCCAGAGGgctcgaagaagacgaggacgtGCTGTTTAGTTATGACCCCGACGCTGACGGGGAGGATCCAATGTCATCAACTGACACTTTGGGATATGATGAGTACGAGGATAATGATGACCCTGAAGCCGAGGAGCTCGTTACAAAGGAGGGCTTCCGTGACCGCATACACTTGGAGATTTACGCCTCGCATCAGCGCATCACATCGTCTGATCATAAGCCCATTACTTCTATCTTCACGCTCGACTATGACGCTGTTGTACCGGAGCTCAAGGCAAAGATCCACGCTGACGTGGCGCGTGAACTAGACAGGGCTGAGAATGAAGGCCGACCGGGCATTACGGTTGTCGTGGAAGGCAGTGATGGCAATGAAGAGAATATCGTCGATTTTGGAAAGGTTTCACCACTCGAAAAGCAGATCCGGCATCTTACGGTTGCAAATACTGGCAGTGTACCAGCGACATTCTCATTCGTGACGAAGCCGTCGACAGAAGACGGTGACGATGCTATCCCTGTATGGCTGAAGACCACATTCTTGTcagcagatgaagagtcTCAAGAGCCGTTGGGTGAAACAGTCACACTCGACCCAGGAGAAACAGCATTGGTATTACTGGAGCTCCAAGTCTCGGCCATTTCTCACATCCGGGCATTGAACGAAGCCCGTGCAAAGATCGAAGAGGTCCTGGTTCTTCGCATAGAGGACGGCCGGGACCACTTCATTCCCGTGCGCGGAATCTGGCAACCGTCTTGTGTAGGGCGCTCCATCGCAGAATTGATAAGAATCCCTGACGGTGGTATCAGAAAGTTTGTCGAGAAGACGGGTCTCAAGGGGGCGATTGCTTACGACTCGGATATTTATTGCTCAGCGCCGAAggagctcttcaagcttaCTGAGGTGGTACAGACGCTTGTTGAACGAAGTCTGGCTGAATCAACAatgcttgaggaggaagtgcTGCCACGGGATCCTGGATGGCCCCTTGAGGCGTCGACGTGGAGGGTTGGAGAGACAGATATGCAGGATGCAAAGGTCAAGCTTGTATCTGCCTTGGACAAtgatgcttctcttcttgatgcGCTTCCATTGGAATGGCCTGCGTCGTTCAAGTTAGAAGCCGTCTCATCCATCCTGCTACTCTTCCTCGAGTCTCTCACGGACGGTCTGATCCCTACTCAACTCTGGGCCAAGATCGCAACATCATTGCCCAACGTAGCATCCCTACCCATGACCGCTTGGTCCGACACCAAGACACAGATCCTGGACATTCTCTCATCAGCACCCAACCACAACATTGCATTCGTCTTCCTCACAGCTACGCTCTCCCGCGCTGCATCAGAACTCACCCCCGTGACGAACGAGCCAAAAGGCGGTCTCTCCCGCCGTCTGAGCTTCCGCCGCGGCAAcgcagaggatgaagacaccaagaagcgcaagatgCGTGAACGTAGATATGCCGAGATAGTAGGACCTTTGGTCTGTCGTGTAGacgaaaaggaaaaggggtCGAGGGATCGAGCGCGGACTGTCGTGGAGATGTTTATACGGCGGGATGAGGGAAGCTAG